From a single Marinobacter sp. THAF197a genomic region:
- a CDS encoding YqaA family protein, whose amino-acid sequence MAYLTLFFTAFAAATLLPAYSELLLGTLASQGRPLFWLWFWATLGNTLGSVVNGLIGRQVDRFKHKRWFPVSELQLHKARNRFNRYGQWSLLLGWLPIVGDPLTLVAGIMRVPWLNFVILVGIGKGLRYAFVIWVVLEATGFASSAPSP is encoded by the coding sequence TTGGCGTATCTGACCCTCTTTTTCACCGCATTCGCCGCCGCCACATTGCTGCCAGCCTATTCCGAGCTGCTGCTGGGCACGCTGGCCAGTCAGGGCCGGCCGCTATTCTGGCTGTGGTTCTGGGCCACACTGGGCAATACGCTGGGGTCAGTCGTTAATGGGCTTATCGGCCGGCAGGTGGATCGCTTTAAGCATAAACGATGGTTTCCGGTCAGCGAATTGCAGCTGCACAAGGCCCGCAACCGGTTTAACCGCTATGGGCAATGGTCATTGTTGCTGGGCTGGCTGCCGATTGTTGGAGACCCGCTGACGCTGGTGGCCGGCATTATGCGAGTGCCCTGGCTCAACTTTGTGATCCTGGTGGGTATCGGAAAGGGCCTGCGCTATGCCTTCGTGATCTGGGTAGTGCTGGAAGCCACCGGATTTGCCTCATCGGCGCCATCACCGTAA
- a CDS encoding ABC1 kinase family protein has translation MSSRRPGKSVSRIKTGSFERRLSLTKAGLFAGTRMASHMATNWFSSKDTREQRHRAMLSSQARFLVDELGRLKGSVVKIGQVMALYGEHFLPEEVTEALHTLEDQTTSLEWPAIERVLKAEIGAERLAELDVDPEPIGAASLGQVHRAVRRSDGLELVLKVQYPGVADAVDSDLNAVAQLLKVARLVSFGPEFNDWLEEVRQMMHREVDYRLEARTTEKFRNMLGSDPRFVVPRVLQEYSTDHIIASTYEHGHSVGSPAVRDLPLERRSALGEAALELFFRELFDWGEIQTDPNFGNYRIRIAGEEGGDEDYDRIVLLDFGAVQSYSPAFLDPVIQMIRASYEQDLEQVIEGGVTLRFMSRDWPEEVLEKFGSVCMSVLEPLARDRSQWPDYAVNARGQYCWKQSDLPSRVAKHAARSAISRYFRVPPKEFVFLNRKLIGVYTFIAVMHAEFNGEDLLRKYLYGDGADEANPVASSTTQITKA, from the coding sequence ATGTCTTCCAGACGCCCCGGAAAATCCGTGTCCCGCATCAAAACCGGCAGCTTCGAGCGCAGGCTTTCCCTGACTAAGGCCGGGCTTTTCGCTGGTACCCGTATGGCATCACACATGGCCACCAACTGGTTCAGCAGCAAGGACACTCGGGAACAGCGCCATCGTGCGATGTTGTCGAGCCAGGCGCGTTTTCTGGTGGATGAGTTGGGCCGGCTGAAAGGCAGTGTGGTCAAGATTGGCCAGGTGATGGCGCTCTATGGCGAGCATTTTTTGCCAGAAGAGGTGACCGAAGCCCTGCATACGCTGGAAGACCAGACCACGTCACTGGAATGGCCGGCGATCGAGCGGGTGCTGAAGGCCGAGATTGGTGCCGAAAGGCTCGCAGAGCTGGATGTCGATCCGGAACCAATCGGTGCTGCCTCCCTTGGCCAGGTGCACCGTGCGGTGCGACGCAGTGACGGCCTGGAGTTGGTGCTCAAGGTGCAATACCCCGGCGTTGCTGATGCCGTGGACAGTGATCTGAATGCAGTGGCGCAGTTATTGAAAGTGGCCCGGCTGGTGAGCTTCGGCCCGGAATTCAATGACTGGCTCGAAGAAGTCCGGCAGATGATGCACCGGGAAGTGGATTACCGCCTGGAGGCCAGGACCACCGAGAAATTCCGCAACATGCTGGGCTCCGACCCAAGGTTTGTTGTGCCCAGGGTATTACAGGAGTATTCGACCGACCATATCATCGCTTCTACCTACGAGCACGGCCATTCCGTTGGCTCCCCGGCGGTACGGGATTTGCCGCTGGAACGCCGCAGTGCCCTGGGCGAGGCGGCGCTGGAGTTGTTCTTCCGGGAGCTGTTTGACTGGGGCGAAATCCAGACAGACCCGAACTTCGGGAACTACCGCATCCGGATTGCCGGTGAGGAAGGTGGTGACGAAGATTATGACCGCATCGTACTTCTGGACTTTGGTGCCGTTCAAAGTTATTCACCGGCCTTTCTTGATCCGGTTATCCAGATGATTCGCGCGTCATACGAGCAGGATCTGGAGCAGGTGATTGAGGGTGGCGTTACCCTCCGGTTCATGAGCCGGGATTGGCCAGAAGAAGTCCTGGAGAAGTTTGGTTCGGTGTGTATGTCGGTGCTGGAGCCCCTGGCCCGGGACCGCAGCCAGTGGCCGGACTATGCCGTGAACGCCAGGGGCCAGTACTGCTGGAAGCAGAGCGACTTGCCTTCGCGGGTAGCCAAACACGCGGCGCGCTCAGCCATCAGTCGGTACTTCCGGGTGCCCCCGAAGGAATTCGTGTTCCTCAACCGAAAGTTGATCGGGGTGTATACCTTCATCGCGGTGATGCACGCGGAGTTCAACGGCGAAGACCTGTTGCGCAAATACCTTTACGGTGATGGCGCCGATGAGGCAAATCCGGTGGCTTCCAGCACTACCCAGATCACGAAGGCATAG
- a CDS encoding GrxA family glutaredoxin, producing the protein MEQVTIYGRTSCGFCVRARDLCESRNIPYIWVDMIERGMSKQDIADQIGRPVYTVPQILVGSEYVGGFDDFYGYVRDHEAATAR; encoded by the coding sequence ATGGAGCAGGTCACTATTTATGGCCGTACAAGCTGTGGTTTTTGTGTTCGGGCAAGGGACCTGTGTGAATCCAGAAATATCCCGTATATCTGGGTCGATATGATCGAGCGGGGAATGAGCAAGCAGGATATTGCCGACCAGATCGGCCGCCCGGTGTATACCGTGCCCCAGATTCTCGTCGGTTCCGAATACGTTGGCGGTTTCGATGATTTTTATGGCTATGTTCGCGACCATGAGGCCGCAACAGCACGCTGA
- a CDS encoding flavin prenyltransferase UbiX, which translates to MADNPPVINLAFTGASGAQYGLRLLQCLVANGCRVNVMVSKAAQVVIATETEFRLPGSKPAMVEAFTDYTKAKPGQVRVFGREEWFSPPASGSGEKAPLVVCPCSTGTLSALATGASNNLIERAGDVALKERRKLILVLRETPYSEVHLENMLKLTRMGAVIMPASPGFYHNPQSLDDLVDFMVARILDHLDLPQTLVPRWGESAD; encoded by the coding sequence GTGGCTGATAACCCGCCGGTCATCAATCTGGCCTTTACCGGTGCCTCTGGTGCCCAGTATGGGCTGCGACTGCTGCAATGCCTGGTGGCCAATGGCTGCCGGGTGAATGTGATGGTGAGCAAGGCTGCCCAGGTGGTAATCGCCACCGAGACAGAGTTCCGGCTGCCGGGTTCCAAGCCGGCCATGGTCGAGGCGTTCACGGACTATACCAAGGCAAAGCCGGGGCAGGTGCGGGTGTTTGGCCGGGAAGAGTGGTTCTCGCCACCAGCTTCCGGCTCTGGAGAAAAGGCCCCGCTGGTGGTCTGCCCCTGCAGCACAGGCACCCTGTCGGCGCTGGCTACCGGCGCCAGCAACAACCTGATCGAACGAGCCGGCGATGTGGCGCTGAAAGAGCGCCGCAAGCTGATCCTGGTGTTGCGGGAAACACCGTATTCCGAGGTTCACCTGGAGAATATGCTTAAGCTCACCCGCATGGGGGCGGTAATCATGCCCGCCAGCCCCGGGTTCTACCACAACCCCCAATCATTGGATGACCTGGTGGACTTCATGGTGGCACGGATTCTGGACCACCTGGACCTGCCGCAAACCCTGGTACCCCGTTGGGGCGAGAGCGCGGACTGA
- a CDS encoding methyl-accepting chemotaxis protein — protein sequence MKHLSLRFKLYGLVISLLLVMGISIVVTAQLSLGSMEERLSRETRDTVQNIVMDQLSATAGQYGELVTGLFETAYQTPEVVRSLITRNIESDSSGRISRRDLQETIGTILSEQQHLSSIYAQFEPDAYDGMDIYFTDGVEEHSSDEGTLEIYYYRDPQGNVLFSRTEDPSTKYLDNRNEFGIREAEWYLCSRDSLKPCLMEPYEYEIEEGYSELMTSLVVPIRNNGEFAGVSGVDINLSTLQATIAGVSQALFDGESRVSLLSEGGLIAASSHYQSHLGRPLQEAVPDLADEFVRLHQRGGRFDDGQTLAVAYPVEVQLPGAEWSLLIELPRSVALASVEEITGLLSSEVSDTAARQTMVGVVVVLIAIAVLILLVRSVTRPLDEIRDRMRNLASAEGDLTRELDIDTHAELIDLAGGFNAFLARLREMINDLKEVNAQVRGQAADVGAIARDTDDQTSRQHQDIDSVVTAMNEMSAAAGEVAGFAGEAADNARAARDGIRFTQDTLGAALKGVDALAGDMEQASSAIGHVAQRSEEINRILEVIRGIAEQTNLLALNAAIEAARAGEQGRGFAVVADEVRTLASKTRESTDEISDMIERLKGDVDGAVTVIQGGVERATTAVDGTREADHSLATVVERIGTIVEHVTQVATAAEEQSSVSEEINRNLTQIGDAANDLRELARRVRQSGDALDGQVQVLDRELGRLKT from the coding sequence ATGAAACACCTGTCGCTTCGCTTCAAGCTCTATGGTCTGGTTATCTCACTGCTACTGGTAATGGGCATCAGTATTGTGGTGACTGCCCAGTTATCACTTGGTTCGATGGAAGAGCGATTGTCCCGGGAAACTCGCGATACCGTGCAGAATATTGTCATGGACCAGCTGAGCGCAACGGCGGGGCAATACGGTGAATTGGTGACCGGCCTGTTCGAAACCGCCTACCAGACGCCGGAAGTGGTGCGCAGCCTGATCACCCGCAACATTGAATCGGACAGTTCCGGCCGCATCAGCCGCCGGGATCTTCAGGAAACCATCGGAACCATTCTGTCCGAACAGCAGCATTTAAGTTCCATCTACGCCCAGTTTGAACCTGACGCATACGATGGTATGGACATCTATTTCACCGACGGCGTAGAGGAACACAGCAGTGATGAAGGCACCCTGGAGATCTACTATTACCGTGATCCTCAGGGCAATGTGTTGTTCAGCCGCACCGAAGACCCGTCCACCAAGTACCTCGACAACCGGAACGAATTCGGCATTCGTGAAGCAGAGTGGTATCTGTGTTCCCGGGATTCCCTCAAACCCTGCCTGATGGAGCCTTACGAGTACGAAATCGAGGAGGGATACTCTGAGCTGATGACCAGCCTGGTGGTGCCGATTCGGAACAACGGTGAGTTTGCCGGTGTGTCCGGTGTGGATATCAACCTGTCCACACTGCAAGCCACGATTGCCGGTGTCAGCCAGGCGTTGTTTGATGGTGAGTCCCGGGTGTCACTGTTAAGCGAGGGTGGGCTGATTGCCGCATCCAGCCATTATCAGTCCCACCTCGGCCGGCCATTACAGGAAGCCGTACCAGACCTGGCTGATGAATTTGTCCGCCTGCACCAGCGTGGCGGCCGGTTTGATGATGGGCAGACCCTGGCGGTGGCCTATCCGGTGGAAGTGCAGTTACCCGGCGCCGAATGGTCATTGCTGATTGAATTGCCGCGCTCAGTGGCCCTGGCCAGTGTTGAGGAAATCACCGGTCTGTTGTCTTCCGAAGTGTCCGATACGGCTGCGCGGCAGACCATGGTGGGTGTGGTGGTGGTACTGATTGCCATTGCCGTGTTGATTCTGCTGGTGCGTTCAGTAACCCGGCCATTGGATGAAATTCGAGACCGGATGCGCAACCTGGCCAGTGCAGAAGGGGACCTTACCCGGGAACTTGATATAGACACCCACGCCGAGCTGATTGACCTGGCCGGTGGCTTCAACGCTTTCCTGGCTCGCCTGCGGGAAATGATCAATGACCTGAAAGAGGTCAATGCCCAGGTGCGAGGCCAGGCTGCAGACGTGGGCGCCATCGCCCGTGATACTGACGACCAGACGTCGCGACAGCATCAGGACATCGACAGCGTCGTCACCGCCATGAACGAGATGTCTGCCGCCGCCGGCGAAGTCGCAGGCTTTGCCGGTGAGGCTGCCGACAATGCCCGGGCCGCCCGGGATGGCATTCGGTTTACCCAGGATACCCTGGGCGCGGCGCTCAAGGGTGTCGATGCGCTGGCGGGGGATATGGAGCAGGCCAGCTCCGCCATCGGCCACGTGGCACAGCGCAGCGAGGAGATCAACCGAATCCTGGAAGTGATACGCGGCATTGCCGAACAGACCAACCTGCTGGCACTGAATGCGGCCATTGAGGCGGCTAGGGCCGGCGAGCAGGGCCGGGGCTTTGCGGTGGTGGCCGACGAAGTGCGAACCCTGGCGTCGAAAACCCGGGAATCCACTGACGAAATCAGCGATATGATCGAACGCCTCAAAGGCGATGTGGACGGCGCGGTAACCGTCATTCAGGGTGGTGTAGAGCGAGCAACCACTGCTGTAGACGGCACTCGCGAAGCGGACCATTCACTGGCCACGGTGGTGGAGCGGATTGGTACCATTGTCGAGCACGTTACCCAGGTGGCCACGGCCGCCGAAGAACAGAGTTCGGTGAGCGAAGAGATCAACCGCAACCTGACCCAGATTGGCGATGCGGCCAACGATCTGCGGGAGCTGGCACGGCGGGTCCGCCAGAGCGGTGACGCGCTGGACGGCCAGGTGCAAGTGCTTGACCGGGAACTGGGCCGGCTGAAAACCTGA
- a CDS encoding 6-phosphofructokinase, with product MAIKNAFYAQSGGVTAVINASACGVIQTARKHTDKIGKVFAGRNGIIGALKEELIDTSLESDDAIAALLHTPGGAFGSCRYKLKNISENQREYERLIEVFRAHDIGYFFYNGGGDSQDTAYKVSQIGEKMGYPITCIGVPKTVDNDLPFTDCCPGFGSVAKYIATSTLEASLDIKSMCETSTKVFILEVMGRHAGWIAASGGLAGQGEGQPPHIILFPEIPFNREKFLERVDQCVKDYGYCVVVASEGAQYEDGRFVADAGAKDAFGHTQLGGVAPALANMVKQALGHKYHWAVADYLQRAARHIASATDVEQAYTVGKAAVEMAIAGKQALMPTIVREQAKPYRWSIGEANLSEVANQEKKMPIHYITDDGFGITQDCRDYLQPLIEGESFPPFENGLPKVAHLKNQLVEKKLRTEFKL from the coding sequence ATGGCTATCAAGAACGCATTTTATGCCCAATCTGGCGGGGTTACCGCCGTTATCAATGCCAGCGCCTGTGGCGTTATCCAGACCGCACGCAAGCACACGGATAAAATAGGCAAGGTGTTTGCCGGTCGTAACGGCATTATCGGTGCCCTGAAAGAAGAGCTGATCGACACCAGCCTGGAATCAGACGACGCCATCGCGGCGTTGCTTCACACCCCGGGCGGCGCCTTTGGCTCCTGCCGCTACAAACTGAAGAATATCTCCGAGAACCAGCGCGAGTACGAGCGGCTGATCGAAGTCTTCCGCGCCCACGACATCGGCTACTTCTTTTACAACGGTGGCGGCGACTCTCAGGATACGGCGTACAAGGTCTCACAGATTGGTGAAAAAATGGGTTATCCGATCACCTGCATTGGTGTGCCCAAAACTGTCGATAACGATCTGCCGTTCACCGACTGCTGCCCGGGCTTCGGTTCGGTGGCCAAGTACATTGCCACCTCTACCCTGGAAGCCAGCCTGGATATCAAATCCATGTGCGAAACCTCCACCAAGGTGTTCATCCTGGAAGTAATGGGCCGGCACGCGGGCTGGATTGCAGCGTCCGGTGGCTTGGCCGGCCAGGGTGAAGGCCAACCGCCGCACATCATTCTGTTCCCGGAAATTCCGTTCAACCGGGAGAAGTTTCTGGAGCGAGTCGACCAGTGTGTGAAAGATTACGGCTACTGCGTGGTGGTCGCTTCTGAGGGGGCCCAGTACGAAGACGGCCGCTTTGTGGCCGACGCCGGTGCCAAGGATGCCTTTGGCCATACCCAGCTGGGCGGTGTTGCTCCGGCACTGGCCAACATGGTCAAACAGGCCCTGGGACACAAGTACCACTGGGCCGTTGCTGACTACCTGCAGCGGGCCGCCCGGCACATTGCCTCGGCCACCGATGTGGAGCAGGCCTATACCGTAGGCAAGGCCGCCGTGGAAATGGCAATAGCAGGCAAACAGGCGCTGATGCCCACCATCGTTCGCGAGCAGGCGAAGCCCTACCGCTGGAGCATTGGTGAGGCCAACCTGAGCGAAGTAGCCAACCAGGAAAAGAAAATGCCGATCCACTACATCACTGATGATGGCTTTGGCATTACCCAGGATTGCCGGGACTACCTGCAGCCGTTGATCGAGGGCGAGAGCTTCCCGCCATTCGAGAATGGTCTGCCCAAGGTTGCGCACCTGAAAAACCAGCTGGTCGAGAAGAAGCTGAGGACTGAGTTCAAGCTCTGA
- a CDS encoding acyl-CoA dehydrogenase family protein — MIPRTLFDADLEGFRDSVRKFLEQEAAPYHEQWEKDGQVSRELWRKAGELGFLCPMLPEEYGGVGADFRYSAVIMEEISRAGLSGIGWGLHSDIVAPYILNYGSEAQKQKYLPKMASGEMITAIAMTEPGAGSDLQGVKTTAIRQGDHYILNGSKTFITNGQLADLVIVVAKTDPKEGAKGTSLLLVETAWEGFEKGQNLNKVGMKAQDTSELFFQDVKVPADNLLGAMEGQGFFQLMQELPAERLQVALTAVAAAEAAWQWTLDYVKERKAFGKPVIAFQNTRFKLAELKAEITAARVFTDRCLELHLDKKLDIPTAAMLKQHTTDLQCKVMDECVQLHGGYGYMWEYPIARAWADSRVQRIYAGTNEIMKEIVARSF; from the coding sequence ATGATTCCACGTACTCTTTTCGACGCCGATCTGGAAGGCTTCCGGGACTCCGTCCGCAAATTCCTGGAGCAGGAAGCCGCGCCTTATCACGAACAATGGGAAAAAGACGGCCAGGTCAGCCGCGAGCTTTGGCGGAAGGCGGGCGAGCTGGGCTTCCTGTGCCCGATGCTGCCGGAAGAGTATGGCGGTGTTGGCGCCGATTTCCGATATTCCGCGGTGATTATGGAAGAAATCTCCCGGGCCGGTTTGTCTGGCATTGGCTGGGGACTGCACTCCGATATCGTGGCGCCTTACATTCTGAACTACGGTTCAGAAGCGCAGAAACAGAAGTACCTGCCGAAAATGGCCTCTGGTGAAATGATCACCGCCATCGCCATGACCGAACCGGGCGCGGGTTCCGACTTGCAGGGCGTAAAAACCACCGCGATTCGCCAGGGCGACCACTACATTCTGAACGGCTCCAAAACCTTTATCACCAATGGCCAGCTGGCGGACCTGGTGATCGTTGTCGCCAAGACCGACCCCAAGGAAGGCGCCAAGGGCACCAGCCTTTTGCTGGTGGAAACCGCCTGGGAAGGCTTCGAGAAAGGTCAGAACCTGAACAAGGTGGGCATGAAGGCCCAGGATACCTCCGAGCTGTTCTTCCAGGATGTAAAAGTACCGGCCGACAACCTGCTGGGCGCCATGGAAGGACAGGGTTTCTTCCAGCTGATGCAGGAGTTGCCGGCGGAGCGCTTGCAGGTGGCGCTGACCGCCGTAGCCGCCGCAGAAGCCGCCTGGCAATGGACCCTGGATTACGTGAAAGAGCGCAAGGCGTTCGGTAAGCCGGTTATCGCGTTCCAGAACACCCGCTTCAAGCTGGCGGAACTGAAAGCCGAAATCACCGCCGCCCGCGTGTTTACCGACCGCTGCCTGGAACTGCACCTGGACAAGAAGCTGGACATTCCCACCGCTGCCATGCTCAAGCAGCACACCACCGACCTGCAGTGCAAGGTGATGGACGAATGCGTGCAGCTGCACGGCGGTTACGGCTACATGTGGGAATACCCGATCGCCCGGGCCTGGGCAGACTCGCGGGTTCAGCGCATCTACGCCGGCACCAACGAAATCATGAAGGAAATCGTGGCCCGGTCGTTCTGA
- the mpl gene encoding UDP-N-acetylmuramate:L-alanyl-gamma-D-glutamyl-meso-diaminopimelate ligase yields MHIHILGICGTFMGSLAVIARELGHTVTGSDQGVYPPMSTQLEAQGIELMQGYRADNLEPRPDLVLIGNAMSRGNPEVEAVLNRGIDYMSGPEWLAREVLRHRWVMAVAGTHGKTTTTAMLLWILDQAGFDAGYLVGGVPQDFPVSARLGTSDFFVIEADEYDSAFFDKRSKFIHYRPNTLILNNLEYDHADIFDSVEAIERQFHHLVRTVPSQGLIIRPAVDKHLDNALDMGCWSPVQDTAIGSEISRTADWRAELLAEDGSRFMVIHHEQPVATLKWNLTGMHNVRNALSAIAAARHVGVTPDHAVAALCRFSGVKRRMELVGEVGGVRVYDDFAHHPTAIALTLEGLRNRVGDEPILAIIEPRSNTMKQGVHQQTLIPSAAAADRVLWGNLSDMTWLPELVEGWRAEHGELDHHWVEASVEALIARAVEQLPETCHIVVMSNGGFGDIHRKLVAELEKRRG; encoded by the coding sequence ATGCACATACACATTCTGGGCATCTGCGGCACCTTTATGGGTAGCCTGGCGGTTATCGCCAGAGAGCTTGGCCATACCGTGACCGGCTCCGATCAGGGTGTTTACCCGCCCATGAGTACCCAGCTTGAGGCTCAGGGCATCGAGTTGATGCAAGGGTACCGTGCCGACAATCTTGAGCCCAGGCCAGATCTGGTGCTGATCGGCAATGCCATGTCCCGGGGTAATCCGGAAGTGGAGGCGGTGCTCAACCGGGGCATTGATTACATGTCTGGCCCCGAGTGGCTGGCCCGTGAAGTGCTCCGCCATCGCTGGGTGATGGCGGTCGCCGGCACCCATGGCAAAACCACCACCACCGCTATGCTGTTGTGGATTCTGGACCAGGCCGGGTTTGATGCCGGTTACCTGGTAGGTGGCGTGCCCCAGGATTTCCCGGTTTCGGCGCGCCTCGGTACCAGTGACTTTTTCGTGATTGAGGCGGATGAATACGACAGTGCGTTTTTCGACAAGCGTTCCAAGTTCATCCATTACCGCCCGAACACCCTGATCCTGAACAATCTGGAATACGACCACGCTGATATCTTTGACAGCGTGGAAGCCATTGAACGCCAGTTCCACCACCTGGTGCGTACCGTACCCTCCCAAGGGCTGATTATCCGCCCGGCGGTCGACAAGCACCTGGATAATGCCCTCGACATGGGCTGCTGGAGCCCGGTGCAGGATACCGCCATCGGCAGCGAGATCAGCCGCACCGCAGACTGGCGCGCTGAACTGCTGGCGGAGGATGGCAGCCGGTTTATGGTGATTCACCACGAGCAACCAGTCGCCACCCTGAAGTGGAATCTCACCGGCATGCACAATGTGCGCAATGCGCTCTCGGCCATCGCCGCTGCCCGCCATGTGGGTGTCACCCCGGACCATGCAGTGGCGGCCCTGTGCCGGTTCTCCGGCGTGAAACGGCGCATGGAACTGGTGGGCGAAGTAGGCGGTGTGCGTGTGTATGACGATTTCGCTCATCATCCCACGGCCATCGCCCTGACTCTGGAAGGCTTGCGCAACCGGGTGGGGGATGAACCGATACTGGCGATCATCGAACCCCGTTCCAACACCATGAAGCAAGGGGTGCACCAGCAAACCCTGATTCCCAGTGCCGCCGCTGCTGACCGGGTCCTCTGGGGTAACCTCAGCGATATGACCTGGCTACCAGAGCTGGTCGAAGGCTGGCGTGCTGAACATGGTGAACTGGACCACCATTGGGTGGAAGCATCGGTTGAAGCCTTGATTGCCCGCGCCGTGGAACAGCTACCTGAAACCTGCCACATTGTGGTTATGAGCAATGGCGGCTTTGGTGATATTCATCGTAAACTGGTTGCCGAACTGGAGAAACGTCGTGGCTGA